Proteins found in one Microbacterium sp. LWS13-1.2 genomic segment:
- a CDS encoding EAL domain-containing protein: protein MVSSPQLTRDLRAALSAGELSVAFQPQFDLGASIAPPGAALPEPVAVEALCRWNHALLGAVSPERFIPLAEEAEFLDEMDAHVFARAAAQLAQWRTEGHLLSLAVNASPAHFSSDYADAVLARLDELDLDPAVVTIEITEAPAPQLRPPMLSAIQSLHAVGVAISVDDYAAGDTTVAMLEAIPIDEVKIDRSLTQRTDAAADDAIAAVVQSSGDHGWRVVAEGIETIADLERSRARGCHRGQGYLWGLPLTAGEMDTRLAQI, encoded by the coding sequence ATGGTCAGCTCGCCTCAACTCACTCGGGATCTGCGTGCGGCGCTCTCAGCCGGCGAGCTGTCGGTCGCGTTCCAACCGCAATTCGACCTCGGGGCATCCATCGCACCGCCCGGCGCGGCCCTTCCCGAGCCGGTCGCCGTGGAGGCGCTCTGCCGCTGGAACCATGCGCTGCTGGGTGCGGTGTCGCCCGAGCGGTTCATCCCGCTCGCGGAGGAGGCGGAGTTCCTCGATGAGATGGACGCGCACGTGTTCGCCCGCGCAGCGGCTCAGCTCGCACAGTGGCGGACGGAGGGTCACCTGCTCAGCCTTGCGGTGAACGCGTCGCCGGCGCATTTCTCATCGGACTACGCCGACGCGGTGCTCGCCCGGCTCGATGAGCTCGACCTCGATCCCGCCGTAGTGACGATCGAGATTACGGAGGCGCCCGCGCCGCAGCTGCGACCGCCGATGCTGTCCGCGATCCAGTCGCTCCACGCCGTCGGCGTCGCCATCTCGGTCGACGACTACGCGGCCGGCGACACCACCGTCGCCATGCTGGAGGCCATCCCCATCGACGAGGTCAAGATCGACCGGTCGCTCACGCAGCGCACGGACGCCGCCGCGGACGACGCGATCGCCGCCGTGGTCCAGAGCAGCGGCGACCACGGCTGGCGAGTGGTCGCCGAGGGGATCGAGACCATCGCAGACCTGGAACGGTCACGCGCGCGGGGTTGCCACCGCGGCCAGGGCTACCTGTGGGGCCTCCCGCTGACGGCCGGCGAGATGGACACGCGGCTCGCGCAGATCTGA
- a CDS encoding coenzyme F420-0:L-glutamate ligase, translated as MPPRTALTVWPLEGIPEIQAGADLVDVIVQAAGDELADGDILVVTSKIVSKAEDRFVEAEDREDAITAETVRVVASRTSPNGSTTRIVENRLGMVSAAAGVDASNTPDGTVLLLPVDPDASARAIAAGLRERLGVDVGVIVSDTLGRAWREGQTDHAIGAGGVQVFEDLRGGTDAEGRPLVVTMPCVADELAAAADLVKGKATRRPVAVVRGRADLVGALDLPGARSIVRPLERDMFRLGADEAYAEGFAAGAAASSA; from the coding sequence ATGCCGCCTCGCACCGCGCTCACCGTCTGGCCCCTCGAAGGCATCCCCGAGATCCAGGCAGGTGCCGACCTCGTCGATGTCATCGTGCAGGCGGCGGGGGACGAGCTCGCGGACGGGGACATCCTCGTCGTCACCTCCAAGATCGTGTCGAAGGCCGAGGACCGCTTCGTCGAGGCCGAGGACCGCGAGGACGCCATCACCGCCGAGACCGTGCGGGTCGTGGCATCCCGCACCTCGCCCAACGGCTCGACGACGCGGATCGTCGAGAATCGCCTCGGCATGGTGTCGGCTGCCGCCGGAGTCGATGCGTCGAACACGCCGGACGGCACAGTGCTGCTGCTGCCGGTCGATCCCGATGCGTCCGCCCGGGCGATCGCGGCGGGGCTGCGCGAGCGGCTCGGCGTCGATGTCGGCGTCATCGTGTCGGACACGCTGGGCCGCGCCTGGCGCGAGGGTCAGACCGACCACGCGATCGGCGCAGGCGGCGTGCAGGTGTTCGAAGACCTTCGCGGGGGGACGGATGCCGAAGGCCGCCCGCTCGTCGTCACCATGCCCTGCGTGGCCGACGAGCTGGCAGCGGCCGCCGACCTCGTCAAGGGCAAGGCCACGCGCCGCCCGGTGGCCGTCGTCCGCGGGCGCGCCGACCTCGTCGGAGCCCTGGACCTTCCCGGCGCGCGGTCGATCGTGCGCCCGCTCGAGCGCGACATGTTCCGCCTCGGCGCCGACGAGGCCTACGCCGAGGGGTTCGCCGCGGGAGCGGCCGCCTCCTCGGCCTGA
- a CDS encoding thioesterase family protein yields the protein MNVMWRTLIVMLTARRRLRRGGRLGPSEISRIRLTTLLTDIDLLRHMNNGRYLSLFDLGRWDLLVRTGLWDVMKTRGWYAVVSSETVTFRKSLNLWQRFDVESRMIGHDDKAVYLEHRAVVGGEVYARAIIRARMMKRSGGTLSHDELFAAVGRPEGVPEVDEWVHEWAAASALPPTRAEAPSVWN from the coding sequence GTGAACGTGATGTGGCGGACCCTGATCGTGATGCTCACCGCGCGCCGGCGCCTGCGCCGCGGCGGACGGCTCGGGCCGAGCGAGATCAGTCGCATCCGGCTCACCACGCTGCTCACCGACATCGACCTGCTGCGTCACATGAACAACGGCCGCTACCTGTCGCTGTTCGATCTCGGCCGCTGGGATCTTCTGGTCCGCACCGGGCTGTGGGACGTCATGAAGACGCGCGGCTGGTACGCGGTCGTGTCGAGCGAGACCGTCACCTTCCGCAAGTCGCTGAATCTGTGGCAGCGGTTCGATGTCGAGTCGCGCATGATCGGCCACGACGACAAAGCCGTCTACCTCGAGCACCGCGCTGTGGTCGGCGGCGAGGTCTACGCCCGCGCCATCATCCGGGCGCGGATGATGAAGCGCTCCGGAGGCACGCTCTCGCACGACGAGCTGTTCGCCGCCGTCGGTCGCCCTGAGGGGGTTCCGGAAGTCGACGAGTGGGTGCACGAGTGGGCGGCGGCATCCGCTCTCCCGCCGACGCGTGCGGAGGCGCCCAGCGTCTGGAACTGA
- a CDS encoding LysR family transcriptional regulator, producing MPMFELRRLRLLHELALRGTLTAVADALSYSPSTISQQLALLEKEAGVTLLEPEGRRVRLTEHGHVLAAHAARALDLDERARGELESLHPGLAPVRVAVMQTAALAIVPAALALLAARAPQLRVELVEMPPELGLFELTARGVDLVIAEQYPGHTRAHSDGLDRETLGIDPIRIAVGPADPARSLGDLRERPWVMEPAGTAARLWAVQQCRAAGYEPDVRYELADLSAHARLVAAGQAAAVLPDLLWEGTRPPVTLLDLPGRPTREIFSAQRTASQARAGILEVRRALRDAFPAASEARPLSP from the coding sequence ATGCCGATGTTCGAGCTGCGACGCCTGCGCCTGCTGCATGAGCTCGCGCTGCGCGGCACCCTCACCGCCGTCGCCGACGCGCTCTCGTACAGCCCGTCGACGATCTCGCAGCAGCTGGCGCTGCTCGAGAAGGAGGCCGGTGTGACCCTCCTCGAGCCGGAGGGCCGCCGGGTGCGACTCACCGAGCACGGGCACGTCCTCGCCGCCCACGCGGCTCGCGCACTCGACCTCGACGAGCGCGCCCGTGGCGAGCTCGAGTCGCTGCACCCCGGGCTCGCGCCCGTGCGCGTCGCCGTGATGCAGACCGCGGCGCTCGCGATCGTTCCCGCCGCGCTCGCCCTGCTGGCCGCCCGGGCTCCGCAGCTGCGCGTCGAGCTCGTCGAGATGCCGCCCGAGCTCGGGCTGTTCGAGCTGACGGCGCGCGGCGTCGATCTCGTCATCGCCGAGCAGTACCCCGGGCACACGCGCGCGCACTCCGACGGCTTGGATCGCGAGACGCTCGGCATCGATCCGATCCGCATCGCCGTGGGTCCCGCCGATCCGGCCCGCTCGCTCGGCGACCTGCGTGAGCGGCCGTGGGTGATGGAGCCCGCGGGCACGGCGGCACGGCTGTGGGCGGTGCAGCAGTGCAGAGCTGCCGGCTACGAGCCCGACGTGCGCTACGAGCTCGCCGACCTCTCCGCGCACGCCCGACTCGTGGCCGCGGGCCAGGCCGCCGCCGTGCTGCCGGATCTCCTCTGGGAGGGGACGCGTCCACCGGTGACGCTGCTCGATCTGCCCGGCCGTCCGACGCGCGAGATCTTCAGCGCCCAGCGCACGGCGTCCCAGGCTCGGGCCGGCATCCTCGAGGTGCGTCGCGCGCTGCGCGACGCCTTCCCCGCGGCATCCGAGGCCCGGCCGCTCTCGCCCTAG
- a CDS encoding bifunctional proline dehydrogenase/L-glutamate gamma-semialdehyde dehydrogenase produces the protein MQDGVEERLAVEAVALAQRWVSESAEVEVDPAAERLAGVLKDPNGLPFTIGFVDGVMRPESLSAAASHLHRVAPLVPDFLPWHLRGAVRLGGAVAPVLPSPVVPIARRVLRGMVGHLVVDARPDKLGPAIATLRESGARLNLNLLGEAVLGEKEALRRLEGIHELIRRPDVDYVSVKVSAIASHISMWAFDEVVDKVVERLRPLYLTAATDGTFINLDMEEYRDLDLTIAVFTRLLEDPRLRLLEAGIVLQAYLPDALPALEQLTAWAQQRVAAGGARIKVRLVKGANLAMERVDAIMHDWSLATYGEKVDSDANYIRCLRYALQPARTAAVRIGVAGHNLFDIAYAWLLARSRSLSLSGASPDVEFEMLLGMAQGQVQAVTREVGHVLLYVPVVRPDEFDVAISYLVRRLEENASSDNFLSAAFDLADEPAMFERERDRFLGSLARAGDAGLATGPNRSQDRAAEEAAATAADGAESIDRTDSPRAQARLRRAAATADEAGLTQAVIGIARSAAPCDTAPLERAVPEQVFGAEAFVETAVFAPREGGVRAAGAPGFRNTADSDPALPGNRAWARDILSRVETSRAGDATIAAARVTDEPALQDIVGGVRAAASGWGALPAADRAGVLAAAAKALEARRGEIIEVAASETGKVFAESDVEVSEAVDFANYYAATARELDRVSGAVFEPARLTVVTPPWNFPIAIPAGGVLAALAAGSGVVFKPAPQARRCAAVVAEALWDAGVPRDVLALVDIDEGGLGQTLLSHPDVDRVILTGAFETAALFRSWRPDLPLLAETSGKNAMIIMPTADLDLAASDLIKSAFGHAGQKCSAASLAILVGPVGHSQRFARQLVDAATSLRVGPPSDPLSEVGPVVEAPRGKLRWALTTLDEGESWLVEPRQVDGPPEYAGRLWTPGIRTGVQPGSRFHQEEFFGPVLGIMHASSLAHAIELQNAVSYGLTAGLYTQHPGDLALWLDRVEAGNLYVNRGITGAIVQRQPFGGWKRSSVGAGAKAGGPNYLVGLGRWRATTGAPASATLHLRGLDTRIAALIEAAQPSLDYEAFEWLRRGALSDAIVWDREFGQVKDVSGLGIERNLFRYRPIPAVALRATADASWQAVLRVVVAGLRAGSGLTLSTPVGLPAAVRRVLADEDVAVYVETDEQWMQRIAVGDDLMAAVADADPAPRPSRVRLIGPRESVAALHATVAAAVGGDPDLAIYDNEVTTAGRLELLPFLREQSVTITAHRFGNPDPWSEAVI, from the coding sequence ATGCAAGACGGAGTCGAGGAGCGTCTGGCCGTCGAGGCGGTGGCGCTCGCGCAGCGATGGGTGTCCGAGAGCGCCGAGGTCGAGGTCGACCCGGCGGCCGAACGGCTCGCCGGCGTGCTGAAGGACCCCAACGGGCTGCCGTTCACGATCGGCTTCGTGGACGGCGTCATGCGGCCCGAGAGCCTCTCGGCCGCGGCATCCCATCTGCACCGCGTCGCGCCGCTCGTGCCCGACTTCCTGCCGTGGCACCTGCGCGGTGCCGTCCGGCTCGGTGGCGCGGTCGCGCCCGTGCTGCCGTCGCCGGTCGTGCCGATCGCGCGGCGAGTGCTGCGCGGCATGGTCGGCCACCTCGTCGTCGACGCGCGCCCCGACAAGCTCGGGCCGGCCATCGCGACGCTGCGCGAGAGCGGGGCGCGGCTCAACCTCAACCTCCTGGGCGAGGCGGTGCTCGGCGAGAAGGAGGCGCTGCGACGGCTCGAGGGCATCCACGAGCTCATCCGCCGTCCCGACGTGGATTACGTGTCGGTCAAGGTCTCCGCCATCGCCAGCCACATCTCGATGTGGGCGTTCGACGAGGTCGTCGACAAGGTCGTCGAGCGACTGCGTCCGCTGTACCTCACCGCCGCGACCGATGGCACGTTCATCAACCTCGACATGGAGGAGTACCGCGACCTCGATCTCACGATCGCCGTGTTCACGCGGCTGCTCGAAGACCCGCGGCTGCGCCTGCTCGAGGCGGGCATCGTGCTGCAGGCCTACCTGCCGGACGCGCTGCCGGCGCTCGAGCAGCTCACCGCCTGGGCGCAGCAGCGCGTCGCCGCCGGCGGAGCGCGCATCAAGGTGCGCCTCGTGAAGGGCGCGAACCTGGCGATGGAGCGCGTGGACGCGATCATGCACGACTGGAGCCTCGCCACCTACGGCGAGAAGGTCGACTCGGACGCCAACTACATCCGGTGCCTGCGCTACGCGCTGCAGCCGGCGCGCACCGCCGCCGTGCGCATCGGCGTCGCGGGCCACAACCTCTTCGACATCGCCTACGCGTGGCTGCTCGCCCGATCGCGCTCGCTGAGCCTGAGCGGCGCGTCGCCGGATGTGGAGTTCGAGATGCTCCTCGGCATGGCGCAGGGCCAGGTGCAGGCGGTCACGCGCGAGGTCGGCCACGTGCTGCTGTACGTCCCGGTCGTGCGTCCCGACGAGTTCGACGTGGCGATCAGCTACCTCGTGCGCCGCTTGGAGGAGAACGCGTCCAGCGACAACTTCCTCTCGGCCGCGTTCGACCTGGCCGACGAGCCCGCGATGTTCGAGCGGGAGCGCGACCGCTTCCTCGGCTCGCTCGCGCGCGCCGGCGACGCCGGGCTCGCCACCGGGCCGAACCGATCGCAGGACCGTGCCGCGGAGGAGGCCGCAGCGACCGCGGCCGACGGAGCCGAGTCGATCGACCGCACCGACTCGCCGCGGGCGCAGGCGCGCCTGCGCCGTGCCGCAGCCACCGCCGACGAGGCGGGCCTGACCCAGGCGGTGATCGGGATCGCCCGCTCCGCCGCGCCCTGCGACACCGCGCCGCTCGAGCGCGCCGTGCCCGAGCAGGTGTTCGGCGCCGAGGCGTTCGTCGAGACGGCGGTGTTCGCACCGCGCGAGGGCGGCGTCCGGGCCGCCGGAGCCCCGGGCTTCCGGAACACAGCCGACAGCGACCCCGCACTGCCGGGCAACCGCGCGTGGGCTCGCGACATCCTGTCGCGCGTCGAGACCTCCCGCGCGGGCGACGCGACCATCGCTGCCGCGCGTGTCACCGACGAGCCCGCGCTCCAGGACATCGTGGGGGGCGTGCGCGCTGCGGCGTCGGGCTGGGGCGCCCTGCCCGCCGCGGACCGCGCCGGCGTGCTGGCCGCCGCCGCGAAGGCCCTCGAGGCCCGCCGCGGCGAGATCATCGAGGTCGCGGCCTCCGAGACCGGCAAGGTCTTCGCCGAGTCCGACGTCGAGGTGAGCGAGGCCGTCGACTTCGCGAACTACTACGCGGCGACGGCGCGCGAGCTCGACCGGGTGAGCGGCGCGGTGTTCGAGCCGGCGCGGCTGACCGTCGTCACCCCGCCGTGGAACTTCCCGATCGCGATCCCCGCAGGCGGCGTGCTCGCCGCGCTCGCCGCAGGGTCGGGCGTCGTGTTCAAGCCGGCGCCCCAGGCCCGGCGCTGCGCCGCCGTGGTCGCCGAGGCGCTGTGGGATGCCGGGGTGCCGCGCGACGTGCTGGCCCTGGTCGACATCGACGAGGGCGGGCTCGGGCAGACGCTCCTCTCGCACCCCGACGTCGACCGGGTCATCCTCACCGGTGCATTCGAGACGGCGGCGCTGTTCCGATCCTGGCGGCCCGACCTGCCGCTGCTCGCAGAGACCAGCGGCAAGAACGCCATGATCATCATGCCGACCGCCGACCTCGACCTCGCGGCATCCGATCTGATCAAGAGTGCATTCGGTCACGCGGGGCAGAAGTGCTCGGCGGCGTCGCTCGCGATCCTCGTCGGACCGGTCGGTCACTCGCAGCGCTTCGCGCGTCAGCTGGTGGATGCCGCGACCTCACTGCGCGTGGGGCCGCCGTCCGACCCGCTTAGCGAGGTCGGGCCCGTCGTCGAGGCGCCGCGCGGCAAGCTCCGGTGGGCGCTCACCACGCTCGACGAGGGGGAGTCCTGGCTCGTCGAGCCCCGGCAGGTCGACGGACCGCCCGAGTATGCGGGCCGGCTCTGGACGCCCGGCATCCGCACGGGCGTGCAGCCGGGGTCGCGCTTCCACCAGGAGGAGTTCTTCGGGCCGGTGCTCGGGATCATGCACGCGTCATCGCTCGCACATGCGATCGAGCTGCAGAACGCCGTGTCGTACGGGCTCACGGCGGGCCTCTATACGCAGCACCCCGGCGACCTGGCCCTGTGGCTCGACCGGGTCGAGGCCGGCAACCTCTACGTCAACCGTGGCATCACCGGCGCTATCGTGCAGCGGCAGCCCTTCGGCGGCTGGAAGCGGTCATCGGTGGGAGCCGGCGCGAAAGCCGGCGGCCCGAACTACCTCGTCGGACTCGGCCGCTGGCGCGCGACCACGGGTGCGCCGGCGTCGGCGACGCTGCACCTGCGCGGGCTCGACACCCGCATCGCCGCCCTCATCGAGGCCGCCCAGCCGTCTCTGGACTACGAGGCGTTCGAGTGGCTCCGCCGTGGCGCGCTCTCGGACGCGATCGTGTGGGATCGCGAGTTCGGGCAGGTGAAGGACGTCTCCGGCCTCGGCATCGAGCGCAACCTGTTCCGCTACCGCCCGATCCCGGCCGTCGCGCTGCGGGCGACGGCGGACGCCTCGTGGCAGGCGGTGCTGCGCGTGGTGGTCGCCGGACTCCGGGCGGGCTCCGGTCTGACGCTGAGCACACCCGTCGGGCTCCCGGCCGCCGTCCGTCGCGTGCTCGCCGACGAGGACGTCGCCGTGTACGTCGAGACCGACGAGCAGTGGATGCAGCGCATCGCGGTGGGCGACGACCTCATGGCGGCCGTGGCCGACGCCGATCCGGCTCCCCGGCCCTCGCGCGTGCGTCTCATCGGCCCGCGGGAATCCGTCGCGGCGCTGCACGCCACGGTGGCAGCGGCTGTCGGCGGCGACCCCGACCTCGCGATCTACGACAACGAGGTCACCACCGCCGGGCGGCTCGAGCTGCTCCCGTTCCTGCGTGAGCAGTCCGTGACGATCACGGCGCACCGCTTCGGCAACCCCGACCCCTGGTCGGAGGCGGTCATCTGA
- a CDS encoding diguanylate cyclase — MTDLSFRIFDGDHSRDAAEQLRLQECATEPIRSIGRIQSHGILFGVDEPTGVVVVASENVEHWLCRDLREAGSDKLTWAIGEGVAVDPVRADFEGRAYDVIAHRGTTPLLLELEPVVPDLDYVRTGVVSAIQRLSGVSDPDELRRRAAREIKDITGFDRVMCYQFHEDGHGQIVADEREPDMEPYFGLHFPASDIPSQARALYIEKRSRVIADTDDPGLALHTLLPEVAPADLGITELRAVSPHHLQFMRNMGQASTVSFGIVIDDHLVGMFTCAHRTPRRIPVLLRRALEVMASQVGTQLAAAQQIHRLRRQLEARERRISIIAPLYSRGDVGDVLMSGARTVLDVVPADGALLRIGDLVHTVGVVPPADRLFAVVDELEVGRFVWEALPLERPELAVEIPDVTGLLIVPLGGEGDLLVFVRSEVARSVDWLGDQRAENRDHPLSPRRSFSAWRESVTGRSLPWGEHAQDAFELGVEIRSAMAARTQAELAELALRDPLTGLHNRRFLDDRLEELLQNSDKPLAVVFLDLDDFKAVNDTYGHEMGDAVLAAIGRRLSGVARGSDAVVRLGGDEFVMVCVGAGAAEAAAIAGRAAAAIREPIVVRGTEISVNASAGMVATERGGSPGELLDAADAAMYRAKRDGGGRVSA, encoded by the coding sequence TTGACCGACCTCTCTTTCCGGATTTTCGATGGCGACCACTCACGCGATGCCGCGGAGCAGCTGCGGCTGCAAGAGTGCGCGACCGAGCCGATCCGCTCCATCGGGCGGATCCAATCCCATGGGATCCTCTTCGGCGTCGACGAGCCGACAGGTGTCGTCGTCGTCGCCAGCGAGAACGTCGAGCACTGGCTCTGCCGCGACCTGCGTGAGGCGGGAAGCGACAAGCTGACATGGGCGATCGGCGAGGGCGTCGCGGTGGACCCGGTTCGTGCCGATTTCGAGGGCCGGGCGTACGACGTCATCGCGCACCGCGGCACGACCCCGCTGCTCCTCGAGCTGGAGCCTGTCGTCCCCGACCTCGACTACGTCCGCACCGGCGTGGTCAGCGCGATCCAGCGCCTGTCCGGCGTCTCCGATCCCGACGAACTGCGCCGGAGGGCGGCCCGTGAGATCAAGGACATCACCGGCTTCGACCGCGTCATGTGCTACCAGTTCCACGAGGACGGCCACGGCCAGATCGTCGCCGATGAGCGCGAGCCCGACATGGAGCCCTACTTCGGGCTGCACTTCCCGGCATCCGACATCCCCTCTCAGGCGCGCGCCCTGTACATCGAGAAGCGGTCGCGGGTGATCGCCGACACGGACGACCCGGGGCTCGCCCTGCACACCCTCCTGCCGGAGGTGGCTCCCGCGGATCTCGGCATCACCGAGCTTCGGGCCGTCTCGCCGCACCACCTGCAGTTCATGCGCAACATGGGTCAGGCGTCGACGGTGTCGTTCGGCATCGTCATCGACGATCATCTGGTGGGCATGTTCACCTGCGCGCACCGCACGCCCCGCCGGATCCCCGTGCTCCTGCGGCGAGCGCTCGAGGTCATGGCCTCGCAGGTCGGCACGCAGCTGGCCGCCGCCCAGCAGATCCATCGCCTGCGTCGGCAGCTCGAGGCCCGTGAGCGGCGGATCTCGATCATCGCCCCGCTCTACAGTCGCGGCGACGTCGGAGACGTTCTCATGAGCGGCGCACGCACCGTCCTCGACGTCGTGCCGGCCGACGGCGCCCTGCTGCGCATCGGAGACCTCGTTCACACCGTGGGCGTCGTCCCGCCGGCCGACCGCCTGTTCGCCGTGGTCGACGAGCTCGAGGTCGGCCGGTTCGTGTGGGAGGCCCTCCCGCTCGAACGGCCGGAGCTCGCCGTCGAGATCCCCGACGTCACGGGCCTGCTCATCGTCCCGCTGGGAGGAGAGGGCGACCTGCTCGTGTTCGTCCGCAGCGAGGTCGCGCGATCCGTCGACTGGCTCGGCGACCAGCGCGCCGAGAACCGCGATCACCCGCTCTCGCCGCGACGGTCGTTCTCGGCCTGGCGCGAGAGCGTCACCGGACGCAGCCTGCCGTGGGGCGAGCACGCGCAGGACGCGTTCGAGCTGGGCGTGGAGATCCGTTCGGCCATGGCGGCGCGCACGCAGGCCGAACTCGCGGAACTCGCCCTGCGGGACCCGCTGACGGGCCTGCACAACCGCCGCTTCCTGGACGACCGTCTGGAGGAGCTCCTGCAGAACTCCGACAAGCCGCTGGCCGTCGTGTTCCTCGACCTCGACGACTTCAAGGCCGTCAACGACACGTACGGGCACGAGATGGGCGATGCGGTTCTGGCGGCGATCGGCCGGCGCCTGAGCGGCGTGGCACGAGGTTCGGACGCCGTCGTCCGGCTGGGCGGCGACGAGTTCGTGATGGTGTGCGTCGGCGCCGGAGCCGCCGAGGCCGCGGCGATCGCCGGCCGGGCGGCGGCTGCCATCCGGGAGCCGATCGTCGTCCGCGGCACCGAGATCTCGGTGAACGCCTCGGCGGGCATGGTCGCCACCGAGCGGGGCGGCTCACCCGGTGAGCTGCTGGATGCCGCAGATGCGGCGATGTACCGGGCGAAGCGAGACGGCGGCGGACGCGTCTCAGCGTGA
- a CDS encoding ATP-dependent DNA ligase, giving the protein MGTLTYDSRVTASFDDRILAHLQAVIWAKLRRGEAFPFTWTDPMRSGLGRTSIWLSPNVTLTFEYFGGRQPRLNPAWVEALTKAANSPGGLTLVPEPDHPAGAV; this is encoded by the coding sequence ATGGGAACGCTCACGTACGACTCGCGGGTCACCGCCTCCTTCGACGACCGCATCCTCGCGCACCTGCAGGCAGTCATCTGGGCCAAGCTGCGGCGAGGCGAGGCCTTCCCCTTCACCTGGACCGACCCGATGCGCAGCGGCCTCGGCCGCACGTCGATCTGGCTGAGCCCGAATGTCACACTGACGTTCGAGTACTTCGGCGGACGCCAGCCGCGCCTCAACCCGGCCTGGGTCGAGGCGCTGACCAAGGCCGCCAACTCCCCCGGTGGTCTGACGCTCGTTCCCGAGCCCGATCATCCCGCGGGCGCCGTCTAG
- a CDS encoding LacI family DNA-binding transcriptional regulator: protein MHDVARVAGVSIKTVSNVINDYPHVRPGTRDRVNEAIEQLDYRPNLSARGLRSGRTGVIGLAVPSLRENYFAELADEVIRAAEKRGLGVMVEQTSGEREAELRAVTGNRPRFLDGLLFSPVSLGQDDAEALAVDGPLVLLGERIFGGPTDHVTMHNTSSSQAAVEHLLEIGRRRIALVGADLHGRDEASSANLRLKGYLRALEQAGIPLDPELVRPTAMLRWNRAGGAAATHLMVREGVDFDAVFALNDTLGLGVLRALREEGLRVPNDVAVIGFDNIDESNYSVPSMSTVDTGRAEIAAIAVDRLIARIKEKGERRPPETVKPSFRIVRRESTGFADTTAD, encoded by the coding sequence ATGCATGACGTCGCCCGAGTGGCCGGTGTCTCGATCAAGACGGTGTCGAACGTCATCAACGACTATCCGCACGTCCGACCCGGCACGCGCGATCGCGTCAATGAAGCGATCGAGCAGCTCGACTACCGCCCGAACCTCTCGGCGCGGGGGCTGCGGTCCGGCCGCACAGGTGTCATCGGGCTGGCTGTGCCGTCACTGCGCGAGAACTACTTCGCCGAACTCGCGGACGAGGTGATCAGGGCGGCCGAGAAGCGCGGTCTCGGTGTCATGGTGGAGCAGACCAGCGGCGAGCGCGAGGCCGAGCTGCGCGCGGTCACCGGCAACCGTCCACGCTTCCTGGACGGCCTGCTTTTCAGCCCGGTGAGCCTCGGACAAGACGATGCCGAAGCGCTCGCCGTCGACGGACCGCTCGTGCTCCTCGGCGAACGCATCTTCGGCGGACCCACCGACCACGTCACCATGCACAACACCTCGTCGTCTCAGGCGGCGGTGGAGCACCTGCTCGAGATCGGGCGCCGACGCATCGCGCTGGTCGGCGCCGACCTGCACGGACGCGACGAGGCGAGTTCGGCGAATCTGCGCCTGAAGGGCTACCTGCGTGCCCTCGAGCAGGCCGGTATCCCGCTCGATCCGGAGCTCGTCCGCCCGACCGCGATGCTCCGCTGGAACCGGGCCGGCGGCGCGGCGGCAACCCACCTCATGGTCCGCGAGGGTGTGGACTTCGACGCCGTGTTCGCCCTCAACGACACCCTCGGCCTCGGCGTGCTGCGCGCGTTGCGCGAGGAGGGCCTGCGCGTTCCCAACGACGTCGCCGTCATCGGCTTCGACAACATCGACGAGAGCAACTACTCGGTCCCCTCGATGTCCACGGTCGACACCGGCCGCGCCGAGATCGCGGCCATCGCGGTCGACCGTCTCATCGCGCGCATCAAGGAGAAGGGCGAGCGCCGGCCGCCCGAGACCGTCAAGCCGTCCTTCCGCATCGTGCGGCGCGAATCGACCGGCTTCGCCGACACCACGGCCGACTAG
- a CDS encoding GNAT family N-acetyltransferase, which yields MEAETQTDIVVRPVRDVDAEALGRVHATAWHETYDHLISKAALEAVSPKRLAELWTHWAVQGPEFKMFAALVNGEIVGFAGSGPARDKDAPRFRELYFIYLLDSFHGTGIGQKLFDAVVEPAEGLYLWVADDNPRAHRFYTRNGFTLDGASHTEPFLGETLTEVRFVR from the coding sequence ATGGAAGCCGAAACCCAGACCGACATCGTCGTCCGTCCGGTGCGCGACGTCGACGCGGAGGCCCTCGGCCGCGTTCACGCGACCGCCTGGCACGAGACGTACGACCACCTGATCAGCAAGGCCGCCCTGGAGGCGGTCTCACCCAAGCGCCTCGCCGAGCTCTGGACCCACTGGGCCGTCCAGGGTCCCGAGTTCAAGATGTTCGCCGCCCTCGTGAACGGCGAGATCGTCGGCTTCGCCGGCTCGGGTCCGGCCCGCGACAAGGACGCCCCGCGGTTCCGCGAGCTGTACTTCATCTATCTGCTGGATTCCTTCCACGGCACCGGCATCGGTCAGAAGCTGTTCGACGCGGTCGTCGAGCCCGCCGAGGGCCTGTACCTGTGGGTCGCCGACGACAACCCGCGGGCGCACCGCTTCTACACGCGAAACGGCTTCACGCTCGACGGAGCCTCGCATACCGAGCCCTTCCTCGGCGAGACGCTCACCGAGGTGCGCTTCGTGCGCTGA